The bacterium nucleotide sequence TGGCACCAAGAACAACTTCTGTCATGGTTTTTTTGGGGGTAAATGGAGTGTCGTATGACAAAACGAGATTTACAGACGATGACCCTCCTGGCAATATACTAAACTTCGTTTCATTTTACCCTGATGAACACAGACTCGAACTAGCGTGTGATGGAAAAACCAAGATTAATCTAAATATTAAGAATATAAATGGTTATTTTGAGGATAATCAATTATTGGGTAAATTACATTACATTTCATTTTTCGGTGCTGAAATCGAAAGATCTTGACTAGATAGATATAGGGTCAGCCCTCGAAATTAGAAAGTAATTGACAAAATCAGGAAAAAGAATATAATGAGAGTATGGCGCGTCCCTATCGATTACGCAGTGAAAACTGTCTATACCATATCATGAGCCGGGGCGATGACCGTAAAAGAATTTA carries:
- a CDS encoding DUF2948 family protein; protein product: MRINIDSGEALGKAAIYYHDAKFLQHGMKYTEAERVFKLELTRVKYEEMTILLNLGFLKLCMAPRTTSVMVFLGVNGVSYDKTRFTDDDPPGNILNFVSFYPDEHRLELACDGKTKINLNIKNINGYFEDNQLLGKLHYISFFGAEIERS